The Dissulfuribacter thermophilus nucleotide sequence TTTTTATAGGTTGCGAGAATAATTCCCGGAACCATGGCGTGATGTTCTGGACCATGCATTGGAAACCTTGGATTAGTCCTAATGCGCTTCATAAGACTTATCATGTCTGTTTCTGTCGTATTTATGGCGAGCTCTCTAATCACTTCAAGTGGTTCTTCTACATGACACGAGTCACAGCAAAAGTGTCCCTTAATACACCTTGTCTGGGTCTTGAAAACAGTCCCACAGATATCGCACTCTAGTTTGACAGGGGTATCCAAATAGACAATGGGAGCGCCACACAAAAGGCATCCGCTAGGTTGTTTTGGCCTGATTCGTTCCTTTGGCATTACCTGAGCCAGATTTGGACTAGAGCAACATGAACATGACCCGTCATCTAGCTGATTTAGGGCCTCGCCACTGTGAGGGTCAATCTTTAAAACCAGATCATCAGGAAGGTCTTCGGAAATATCATGGGAAATACCCTTTGTAGTTCCTTTTGTTAGTAAGGTACCATCCTTTAAAAAAAGGCCCTCGATAGGCCCTTTCAACAGGGCATTTATCTTCTTTTCTTTAGGCCGATCCTCTAAGGGCTTTTTGGCTTCGAAAGTAAGGCTGTAAAACCTGTGACCTGAGACCTCCCTATAGGGAAATCGTTTTATTATCTTTGAATGCTCAAAGCCTAAATCCCTCAACATGGAAAAGAGATAGGACTGAACAAGGGCTCCTCCCAGACACTCGCCAACAAGGACCTTATTTCCCCGTATCCAAGGCATTGGTTCACACTCTGTCACCACGTCTGAGATAACTATTCTTCCTCCGGGCTTGAGACATCTAAAGGCCTCCTTTAAAACTCTCCGCTTGTTCTTTGTAAGGTTTAAGACACAGTTGGATATAATGCAGTCCAAGGTCCCTGACTCTATGGGGATATCCTCCAAATGGGCCTTTATAAAACTGATGTTGTCGTAACCAAGGCCTTTTACTATTGAGTGTTTCCCCTCATTAGCGACCTTTAACATTTCGTCAGTCATATCTAACCCTATCACCCTGCCTGACGGACCAACCTTTTTTGCGGCAATTAGACACTCTACACCAGTACCGCATCCAAGGTCGCAAACGTATTCACCTGCCTGAAGCAGGGCATCCTCCACAGGACTTCCGCATCCGTAAGACCTTTCAATATTCGCCTTGGGCACAAAATTTATCCCTTCTATCCCTGAAAGAGTAGGATTCTGGATCTTTTTGTCGGGTTCTTTCACTCGTCTTGAATAAAATTCCTGAACAAGCCCCCTCTGATCCCCTTGCCCCATAGAAAGTAGACAGTTTGAATGAAGAAAATTAACATCTTTAATTTCATGACATTCAAACGAAACATCACCCATCTTTAAGACAACTCCCATGTTATTCTCACGCTTTGGGAGTCCATTACACTCAAATTTGATAGCATATTGAATCATTGCTTCATAAAATGGGGAGTTGGGATCAGGATTCAGTGAAAAGCCTTCATGATTTTTGAGGGGCTCAAGACAATGATCAATATCTCCTCCTCCTGTGAGGAAATGCCATGGATCCTCTCTCATCTCTTGGGAATCAATGAGGCTTAAGGACCTGATCTCCTCCAGTTTAGGGGAAGTTTTCCATATGTCCAAAAGGTCTTCGCCGCCTTTTAAAAGTTCTCCACACAGAAAACCAGGTCTGTCAACTGTTGCAGGGGTTGGCCAGACCTTTCCATCCGGTCCAACACACAGGGACTCCCATCCCGCACTTCCAAGATCATAACGAGTGCCAGGAGGAGAAAAGACTTGAGAGCGTATTGCATCGAGATTGTCCACCTCTATACCAAGGCAATCAGCCTCCTTGAGAAAAGAGGCGAAGTTTTCTATGAGCAATTCATCTTCAGAGACTGAGAGCCCAGTTCCTGCCCCCTGATCAAAATGCCAAAGGAGATGACACCCAGTAATCCCCAAATCCTTTAGTATATGAAGAGTCTCTTTTATATGATGGATAGTAATTTTATTTACGCTCATTGCGCAGGTAACAGAAAAGCCTCTTTCAATCAACGACTCTATTCCTGCCTTTGCCCTGTCAAAGCTCCCTTTCCCTCGAATAGAATCGTGAATATCTTTAGGCCCTTCTAAACTGACCTGAAAATGGATCCTGTCTTTTTTCAAAAAAGAAAAATCTTTTAAAAGATCCTGGCAGAGAAGCCCATTTGTAAGTACTGCTATCTTTAAATTGGGGATATCCATGCAGTACCTTAAGATGCTATCGAAATGGGGATAAAGGAAGGGTTCACCCCCTGTAAAACAGACTACATTAAGTCCGTGATCAATGGCCTTTTTTATGGCCTTTTTTACTGTATCCTCTTTTAATGTCCTATTTCTCGCCCTAAATTCAGAAAAAAGGCAATGTCTGCAGGAAAGATTGCACCTGTCCAAAAGGTGGAACCATAGCTCACGTAGGCCCTCTAGCCCCTTTCCTTTTCTACCTTCGTATGGAGAGACAGGTGGAATGGTAATCGACCCCAAAAAGTGCCGCGCCTCAAAAAAGGCCCGTTCTGGTCCAATGCTAAAATTGATAAGGCTCCTTACAATCTCTTTTTCACATAACTTTTGAATATCTTTTAAAATGGTATCTGCCCTTTCATTAACTACAAACCAAAAAGGCACCTCAGGAAGTACGTAGGTCCTGTCCCCTACCCTCTTTAAAAAAAAGGTCTTGAATGGTCATATTTGCCACAGGCTCCTTTTTAAAAAACTAAAAATTTTGTTTACGGCTCCATGGACCAAAAAATAATTGATTAAAATCTAACACTATACCATGCCACCAGAGCCACAATGTATAAATGTTCTATTTCTCTATTTAGAACAAAAAAACTCTCTTCTAAAAGGCCTCTTCCTCAGTACAAAATGACAGGCTTTATAAGGCTAACCTATAGAAAAAAGAGAGCATTTTTTCTCAGACAAGAAATAGGGGGATGCTTAGAGCAAAAAGATTTGGCATGAATCTAGACCTTATTATTAAATAAGTTTTTTATAATAAGGACATTTTTCCTTCCTACATCCATGGGGATGAAACGTATCGTAATTACAAACTATTCTTTGTTCAGGTCTAGTCAGCGAAATATTTAGTTCTTCTTTCAAGAATTTTAAGGCTATTTCCAACGATTTCCATGAATAAGCTTTACAACAGCTTGGGCCAGTAAGCTCAGCGACTGCCTGAGCAATTTTTGCTGTCACATTCATGGTTGTCTTTTGTTCTCTGTCAGTACCGCATTTTGCCCCTAATAATATGGAAAAACATCCACCAATTGCAGGGACAATTCCGCATACTCCAGTTAAACCACAATAGCCACTAAAAGCCTGTTTACTAATTCTCGAAAATACTTCATCAAAAGTATCTTCTGCTATGGTTGTTTTTCCTGCATTCTTAATGGCTGCCAAAAGTGATCCTGCTACCATAAAGGCATGATGGCAGCCTAGCATTGATATATTTGGAGATTCCAGTATTGATTCAAATATGTGAAAAGGGTTGTCGGAAGTTGTGGCCAAACATATTTCCTTTGTTTTTTCAATGGCTGGTCTATTGTGGCAATCTTCACAGATAGCATGACCTTTTGAACAAATTATATATCCTAAAAATTTTTTCCCACAATAATAGCATATAAATCTCTTCTCTTTTAAATGATATTCAAGGGGTGCACCACATATCAAACAATCGTTTATTTCGGTTTTCGCCAGATCTGGCGAACTGTGGTTTGGCTGTCAGCAGCCAGTTGTAATGGGTTGTATCTTACCTATCATAAGTACCTCTTTGAGATTTTTTTCTAAATTTCGCTATTGAAGTTATGTAATATACAGGTGCCGATGATAGCGTCTCCTGCCATGTTTAATCCTGTACAACTCCAACTCATCTCCCCCATAATAACTCCACACCTCATCCCACACAACTCTGTGCCTACAGTTATATTCCCCTCCACCAGTAGACCCAGATTATGCAATCTGACTCGATTGAGTTCTTTCTAGAACCACTCCCTTAATATCTAACGGTTAGGTCATCTTGGGCAAAAAAGGCTGTCCAAGGGCATTGGCAAAATCCAGGACATCTTCTTCACTACCTCTAAACGGACCACCTTTTTCTAGCTTCATGGTGGCCGTCATCGCCGCAAATTTACCTACTTCATCAAGTTTGGTGGTTTGCTCCCTATAAAAGAGATAACCAGCCATGTAAGTGTCACCGCATCCTGTCGGATCAATGGTACCTAGATCCTGAGCTGAATAACTCGAAATCCAGTATGACTTACCTTTGGAGTAAATCAATGATGGATTACTACCACAGGTTATAACGACTTCTTCTACACCGAAGTTTGACAATTCAACGGCAATTTCTGTTAGATTCCATTTAGTAGATAGGATTCTCGCCTCTTCTTCATTGGCCTTTACTATGTTCACTAAAGCAAGCACTTCTTTTTTCTCTTCCCACACTACATGCCTCACTTGTGTCCAGCCTCGCCCCCTCTTTACAAAGTCCCTCACAAGTCCTTGCACATCGAGGGAAACTGTTGATCTGTCTGCTAGAAACTGTATTACCTCAAGGGGAATATCATATTTAGTCAATGGGCCAAGGTGGAAAATTCTCGCTTCACACCCTGATACATCCGAGACAGTAAACGGCTTAGCCACCTCTTTCACCCATTGTACCCTTGTATTGGTGTCATCTGAGTACAAATTCTTGAATGTCGTTGTCCAGTCACTCTCTCCTAAGAAGACGTGGATGTCCTCTTCCTCTAATTCTCTTAAAAGAAAGGTATCCTGATCATTTATTTTAGTGATCACGGCGACACTCATACCCAGATTCTTCAAAGCGATAGCTGTATAATAGGCAGTTCCTCCAGGCATTTGAAATTCACCGTCAGCGCTCTTTACTATGTCCTTCGTTATGTGTCCAACAACGCAAACATCAAACATCATTAGTTTCCTGTTCTTTTTTCCTGGTCAGCTCAAAAGAGCCTGTTTTAATGTGTAATATCTAGCTTTTTTCGAAATTCATTTTCATTATATACTTTAGATACCAAAATAACGAATTTACTATCGAGTGCCATCATTGATCATTGACCAAGTGTGCCAACTAATATAGCTCAATTCCTACTTATCTTTTTTCTTCAGACCAAAAGTGTTTTTGAAAAAATTTACTGAATAGAAAGCCATAATTTTCCATGGCTTTATTATCTCTTTTTTTCACAAAAAAAACGGCATTCTTTTTGCAAATAAAATTTAGGAAATGTCTCTAATTAATGGAATCCGGATAGGAATGGATTCTATAAGGTCAGTTCCTTAGCAAAAAAAATGGCAGGCAAAGGACCATTCCGGGCCCTGTTGAAGAAAAACTTTTAACAGGAATCCGGAAGAGGGAGTTTAATCTACAAAAAAAAGGAGGAAGTCTTAATGGTTGAGATCAAGAA carries:
- a CDS encoding DUF5714 domain-containing protein gives rise to the protein MICGAPLEYHLKEKRFICYYCGKKFLGYIICSKGHAICEDCHNRPAIEKTKEICLATTSDNPFHIFESILESPNISMLGCHHAFMVAGSLLAAIKNAGKTTIAEDTFDEVFSRISKQAFSGYCGLTGVCGIVPAIGGCFSILLGAKCGTDREQKTTMNVTAKIAQAVAELTGPSCCKAYSWKSLEIALKFLKEELNISLTRPEQRIVCNYDTFHPHGCRKEKCPYYKKLI
- a CDS encoding DUF5714 domain-containing protein — protein: MPFWFVVNERADTILKDIQKLCEKEIVRSLINFSIGPERAFFEARHFLGSITIPPVSPYEGRKGKGLEGLRELWFHLLDRCNLSCRHCLFSEFRARNRTLKEDTVKKAIKKAIDHGLNVVCFTGGEPFLYPHFDSILRYCMDIPNLKIAVLTNGLLCQDLLKDFSFLKKDRIHFQVSLEGPKDIHDSIRGKGSFDRAKAGIESLIERGFSVTCAMSVNKITIHHIKETLHILKDLGITGCHLLWHFDQGAGTGLSVSEDELLIENFASFLKEADCLGIEVDNLDAIRSQVFSPPGTRYDLGSAGWESLCVGPDGKVWPTPATVDRPGFLCGELLKGGEDLLDIWKTSPKLEEIRSLSLIDSQEMREDPWHFLTGGGDIDHCLEPLKNHEGFSLNPDPNSPFYEAMIQYAIKFECNGLPKRENNMGVVLKMGDVSFECHEIKDVNFLHSNCLLSMGQGDQRGLVQEFYSRRVKEPDKKIQNPTLSGIEGINFVPKANIERSYGCGSPVEDALLQAGEYVCDLGCGTGVECLIAAKKVGPSGRVIGLDMTDEMLKVANEGKHSIVKGLGYDNISFIKAHLEDIPIESGTLDCIISNCVLNLTKNKRRVLKEAFRCLKPGGRIVISDVVTECEPMPWIRGNKVLVGECLGGALVQSYLFSMLRDLGFEHSKIIKRFPYREVSGHRFYSLTFEAKKPLEDRPKEKKINALLKGPIEGLFLKDGTLLTKGTTKGISHDISEDLPDDLVLKIDPHSGEALNQLDDGSCSCCSSPNLAQVMPKERIRPKQPSGCLLCGAPIVYLDTPVKLECDICGTVFKTQTRCIKGHFCCDSCHVEEPLEVIRELAINTTETDMISLMKRIRTNPRFPMHGPEHHAMVPGIILATYKNLGGDIGDEKILAAIEKGSKVPGGACGFMGSCGAAIGVGVAFSVLLDSSPLSPRARSIVQKIVGEVLLKIGERVASRCCQRESYIALKEAKRFSEKYLDINLVADHDLICTQYDRNRECIKRACCLYPSKKYGLKGVSFL
- a CDS encoding PfkB family carbohydrate kinase; amino-acid sequence: MMFDVCVVGHITKDIVKSADGEFQMPGGTAYYTAIALKNLGMSVAVITKINDQDTFLLRELEEEDIHVFLGESDWTTTFKNLYSDDTNTRVQWVKEVAKPFTVSDVSGCEARIFHLGPLTKYDIPLEVIQFLADRSTVSLDVQGLVRDFVKRGRGWTQVRHVVWEEKKEVLALVNIVKANEEEARILSTKWNLTEIAVELSNFGVEEVVITCGSNPSLIYSKGKSYWISSYSAQDLGTIDPTGCGDTYMAGYLFYREQTTKLDEVGKFAAMTATMKLEKGGPFRGSEEDVLDFANALGQPFLPKMT